The following coding sequences are from one Formosa haliotis window:
- a CDS encoding LytR/AlgR family response regulator transcription factor: MTLNCVVVDDSAIQRLSIVKLIENHPALNLIAEYSSALETKNGLNTHKVDLIFLDIEMPVLNGFELLDVLNNKPQIIFVTGKTEYAFKAFNYDATDYLKKPITRERFMVAVEKAIEHHKLKLDFNETEGEHIFVKSNLKKRKVYINDIKWIEALGDYVKLVTEEGSLVVLSTMKAFEQELPEGKFLRIHKSYIVNLDKIDRFNSKNVEVGSYEIPLSRNKKSQLIDALNSI, encoded by the coding sequence ATGACTTTAAACTGTGTAGTAGTAGATGACTCTGCGATTCAGAGGTTGTCCATAGTAAAGTTGATAGAAAACCACCCTGCTCTTAATTTAATAGCAGAGTATAGCAGTGCGCTTGAAACCAAAAATGGTTTAAACACGCATAAGGTTGATCTCATCTTTTTAGATATTGAAATGCCAGTATTAAATGGATTCGAACTTCTTGATGTTTTAAATAATAAGCCCCAAATTATTTTTGTAACAGGAAAAACAGAATACGCTTTTAAAGCATTCAATTACGATGCCACCGATTACCTAAAGAAACCTATTACTCGTGAGCGCTTTATGGTTGCTGTTGAAAAAGCCATTGAGCACCACAAACTAAAATTAGATTTCAATGAAACCGAAGGTGAACATATCTTCGTTAAAAGTAATCTAAAAAAACGTAAAGTATATATTAACGACATAAAATGGATTGAAGCCCTTGGTGACTATGTTAAATTAGTTACAGAGGAAGGCAGTTTAGTGGTATTATCTACCATGAAAGCTTTCGAGCAGGAACTTCCTGAAGGCAAATTCTTAAGAATTCATAAATCTTATATCGTTAATCTAGATAAAATAGATAGATTTAACAGCAAGAATGTTGAAGTAGGCTCTTACGAAATTCCTTTAAGCCGAAATAAAAAGTCGCAACTTATTGATGCTTTAAACAGCATTTAA
- the rpsF gene encoding 30S ribosomal protein S6 translates to MNHYEAVFILNPVLSETQIKETVQKYEDFLVSNGAKMISKEDWGLKKLAYPIQNKKSGFYHLFEFTVPGEVINQLELEFRRDERFMRYLTVKLDKHAVAWAERRRAKLKQKA, encoded by the coding sequence ATGAATCATTATGAAGCTGTTTTCATCTTAAATCCCGTTTTATCTGAAACACAGATAAAGGAAACAGTACAGAAATACGAAGATTTTCTTGTTTCTAACGGTGCTAAGATGATATCAAAAGAAGATTGGGGACTAAAAAAATTAGCTTACCCAATTCAAAACAAAAAAAGTGGTTTTTACCATTTATTTGAATTTACTGTACCTGGAGAAGTAATTAACCAGTTAGAGTTAGAATTTAGACGTGACGAGCGTTTTATGCGTTACTTAACTGTAAAACTAGACAAGCACGCTGTGGCTTGGGCAGAGAGAAGAAGAGCTAAACTAAAACAAAAAGCGTAA
- the rpsR gene encoding 30S ribosomal protein S18, giving the protein MSSIEQQAKGKKDGEIRYLTPLNIETNKQKKYCRFKKSGIKYVDYKDADWLLRFVNEQGKILPRRLTGTSLKYQRKVSVAVKRARHLALMPYVADLLK; this is encoded by the coding sequence ATGTCATCTATAGAACAACAAGCAAAAGGAAAAAAAGACGGAGAGATTAGATACTTAACGCCTTTAAACATTGAAACTAATAAGCAAAAGAAATATTGTCGTTTCAAAAAATCTGGAATCAAGTATGTAGATTATAAAGATGCAGACTGGTTATTAAGATTTGTAAACGAGCAAGGTAAAATTTTACCTCGTCGTTTAACAGGAACTTCATTAAAGTATCAAAGAAAAGTGTCTGTAGCTGTAAAAAGAGCTCGTCACTTAGCTTTAATGCCTTACGTAGCTGATTTATTAAAATAA
- the rplI gene encoding 50S ribosomal protein L9 — MELILKQDVENLGFKDDVVTVKNGYGRNFLIPQGSAILATPSAKKVLAENLKQRAFKEKKIVDDANKIAEALKALEIKISSKVGSGDKLFGSVNNIDLAEALEKEGQAIDKKFINVTGGSVKRLGKYNAVIRLHREVSVDLPFEVVAQAN, encoded by the coding sequence ATGGAACTTATATTAAAACAAGACGTTGAAAATTTAGGATTTAAAGACGATGTTGTAACAGTTAAGAACGGTTATGGTAGAAACTTTTTAATTCCTCAAGGAAGTGCTATTTTAGCTACACCTTCTGCAAAGAAAGTATTAGCTGAAAACTTAAAGCAAAGAGCTTTTAAAGAAAAGAAAATTGTTGACGATGCTAACAAAATTGCTGAAGCTTTAAAAGCATTAGAAATTAAAATTTCGTCTAAAGTTGGTTCTGGAGACAAATTATTTGGATCTGTAAACAACATCGATCTTGCTGAAGCTTTAGAAAAAGAAGGTCAAGCAATCGATAAAAAATTTATCAACGTTACTGGAGGTAGTGTTAAGCGTTTAGGTAAATATAATGCCGTAATACGTTTACACCGCGAGGTATCTGTAGATTTACCTTTTGAAGTAGTTGCTCAAGCAAACTAA
- a CDS encoding DUF6495 family protein, translating to MKYTRLTKEQFEELHQEFINFLATQSIDANEWKTIKDTKPEVAEQELDVFSDLVWEGVLTSAKFLEHISGQHMHLFSLGETNMHLIAIKLKNDKDLATQEGFNWLRENLLHDDVEFLQANKTYSEDKKLDIFKLIQQGAVITRGELYTYFNDLVNAE from the coding sequence ATGAAATACACACGTCTTACAAAAGAACAATTTGAAGAGTTACACCAAGAATTCATCAATTTTTTAGCAACTCAATCTATAGATGCTAACGAGTGGAAAACTATTAAAGACACAAAACCAGAAGTTGCAGAACAAGAATTAGATGTGTTTAGTGATTTGGTTTGGGAAGGTGTTTTAACGAGTGCTAAATTTTTAGAACACATTTCTGGGCAACACATGCATTTATTCTCTTTAGGCGAAACCAATATGCATTTAATAGCTATTAAGCTTAAAAATGATAAAGATTTGGCTACCCAAGAAGGTTTTAACTGGTTAAGAGAAAATTTGTTACATGACGATGTAGAGTTTCTTCAAGCGAACAAAACCTATTCTGAAGATAAAAAACTAGATATATTTAAATTGATTCAGCAAGGAGCGGTTATTACTAGAGGTGAGTTATACACCTATTTTAATGATCTGGTAAACGCGGAATAA
- a CDS encoding ABC transporter permease produces the protein MFSLVRENIRIAFDSIKSQLLRTILTVLIIAIGITALVGILSAVSALESTISSDFSSMGANTFNIQRYKFTARPQSGERQKVNPIISYQNIRDFVDQYNYPYTKTSVSFDGTSTAEVKFENEKTDPEVKVIGANENFIQNSGLKVDRGREFNALEVENNSNVCVIGSDLVKALFKNDNPIDQIISVRGFKFKVIGTLESKGSTFGNNQDLRVIMPLQKARSIFTNANINYALSVMVEKKELLQSAQDDAIVTFRNIRGLNPIEENNFGLERSDDLINRIGAITGALATAAWIISIITILGSSIALMNIMLVSVSERTREIGVRKALGAKQGTIAFQFFIETIIIGQFGGLLGMLLGILLGLGFASAVDFQFSMPWAAMIWASVITFVVAIISGSYPASKASKLDPIESLRYE, from the coding sequence ATGTTTTCACTTGTTCGAGAAAATATAAGAATTGCTTTCGATTCTATAAAAAGTCAGTTACTACGTACCATCTTAACCGTGCTTATTATTGCCATTGGTATTACTGCATTAGTAGGTATTTTAAGTGCAGTTTCGGCCTTAGAAAGTACCATTTCTAGCGATTTCTCGTCTATGGGTGCCAACACGTTTAATATACAGCGCTATAAATTTACAGCACGACCACAAAGCGGAGAACGCCAAAAAGTAAACCCGATTATTAGTTACCAAAACATTCGTGATTTCGTAGATCAGTACAACTATCCATACACAAAAACATCAGTTTCTTTTGACGGCACATCTACTGCAGAAGTAAAATTTGAAAACGAAAAAACCGACCCGGAAGTAAAAGTTATTGGAGCTAATGAAAATTTTATTCAAAATTCTGGACTAAAAGTCGATCGTGGTCGTGAGTTTAACGCTTTAGAAGTAGAAAACAACTCTAATGTTTGTGTTATTGGTAGTGATTTGGTTAAAGCCTTATTCAAAAATGACAATCCTATAGATCAAATTATTAGTGTTAGAGGATTTAAATTTAAAGTGATTGGAACTTTAGAGTCTAAAGGCTCTACCTTCGGAAATAATCAAGATTTAAGAGTTATCATGCCGCTTCAAAAAGCGCGTTCTATTTTCACCAATGCCAATATAAATTACGCTTTAAGTGTTATGGTTGAAAAGAAAGAACTTCTACAAAGCGCTCAAGATGACGCCATTGTAACGTTTAGAAACATTAGAGGTTTAAACCCTATTGAAGAAAATAATTTCGGATTAGAACGTAGCGACGATTTAATTAATCGAATTGGTGCCATAACAGGAGCCCTCGCAACCGCTGCTTGGATTATAAGTATCATTACCATCTTAGGATCGTCTATTGCACTTATGAATATCATGCTCGTTTCGGTAAGCGAACGTACCCGTGAAATTGGAGTACGTAAAGCTTTGGGCGCAAAACAAGGTACCATTGCGTTTCAGTTTTTTATTGAAACTATAATTATAGGACAATTTGGAGGTTTACTCGGAATGCTTCTCGGTATTTTACTCGGCCTCGGATTTGCATCGGCGGTCGATTTCCAATTTAGTATGCCATGGGCAGCTATGATTTGGGCAAGTGTAATAACGTTTGTTGTAGCCATTATTTCCGGATCTTACCCAGCATCTAAAGCCTCTAAACTAGACCCGATAGAATCGTTACGCTACGAATAA